In the Haloarcula salinisoli genome, TCGGTAGCAGCGACAGGAGGAACGTCGCCACGCCCCAGAAGACGACGTTCTCGACGCCGATGAAGAGGAAGCCGACGACGGTCAACACCGCCTGGACGCCGGCCACGGCGACGTTGCCGACGACCGCCGCCCACAGCAGTGCGTCCGTGCGAGCGACCAGCCGGTCCATCGTCGCCGGGTCCAGCGGCGTGGCCCCGCGGAGCCACGCGACGAACCGCTCGCCGTCCCGGAGCAGGTAGAAGAGCGCGAACAGGAAGACGACGGTCCCCACGAGAAACCCCGGGATACCGCCGAGCACGCCCAGCGCCCCGCCGAGGAGCCCGAGAACCCCGGTCCGGAGCGCGTCCGTGACCGGCCCGGTGAGCGCGTCCGGCATCGGTACCAGCCCGAGCCAGGGCCGGAGGTCCGCCTGGACAGCCGCGGCGTCGGGAAGCGACGCCGTCCGTGCCACGGCCAGTGCCTGCTCCGCTGCGACGCCCACGACGACGGCAAAGGGCACGACCGCTATCACCACCGTCACGAGTATCGTGGCGGTCGTGCCGACGGTCGGGCCCAGCCGCGCCGCGAGTCGTTCCTTCACCGGCGCGACCAGGTACGCGACCAGGCCGGCAGCGAGCAGCGCCTGGAGGAACGGCACGACGAGGAGGACGGCGAGCGCCCCGACGACCAGCAGTAGCGCTCGGAGGAAGGTCGCGCCCCCGTCGGCACTACTCATCGGCCGACCGCGACCGACGCCGCTCGTTCGACCATCTGTCTGTCGTCCGGTCCCAGTGGACGGGTTTTGTTATCGACCGCTAGCTCGCCGTTGGGCGACCTTACCGCGGGGGAGTCGCGTGTCTGGCCGGGCCAGGCCGAGACGGTAGCGACGGGTCTTTGGCCCGGTCGGCCCACCGCTCCGTATGGCACCGCCCGACGACGGGACCGGAAAGCAGCGGCCACACGCCGACTTCGCCCCGTCGCTGTCGCTGTACTTCGACGCGAGTGTCCACTACGGGCCCGACAACGCGACGCCGACCTCGGCAGCCGTTGGGTTTCTCGTCGAGAGCGGGGCGACGACACACATCGAGCGGTCGGTGCCGGTCGACGCGTTCGTCTCGACGGCCCACCTGGAGTACCGGGCACTGCTGGAGGCCGTGCGAGCGGTCGCCGAGACGGGCGAGCGCGTGGCCTCGCTCCATATCCACGGCGACGCCGACGCCGTGATTCGCGCGGTCGACCCCGACCACCCGGCGACCCCGGGCGACCGGGTCTGTCGGACGAGGGTCGACGCCATCCGCGACGCCGTCGCGGAGATTCCGGTCGTCACCTACCGGGTCGTCGGCCGCGGCGAGAACGAGCGCGCGCACCGACTCGCGCGTGCGGGCCACCGGTGACCCCTGGGCACCACTGAGCAGATAGTATAAGTACGGGTGCCCGTTGCGTGTAGATATGCAAGTTGGCTCGCGCCGCGCCGTCCTCAACCCCGTCAGCGGTGACGGCGGTCACGCCGACGCCGTCGAGCGACTGCTCTCGGCCCGTGGCTTCGCCGTTGCCCGGACCGAAGGCCCGGGCGACGCGCTCGAGCTCGGCCGAGCCGCCGGCGAGGCAGGCGCCACCGAAGTCGCCGTCGCCGGCGGGGACGGGACGGTCAACGAGGTCGTCCGGGGGCTGGCCCGGGCCGACCACCTCGAGGCGGTGACGCTGTCGGTGATTCCGGTCGGGACCGCGAACCTGCTGGCGGGGACTATCGGCGTCGACGACCGCCAGCAGGCCATCGAGGTCGCAGACACCGGCGACGTGCGGAGCATCGACGTGGGCTTTGCGGACGAGGAGCCGTTTCTCGTCTCCTGTATCGCCGGGTTGCCGGCCGAGGCGAGCCTGGCGGCCTCCAGCGACCTGAAGTCACGGTTCGGGACGCTGGCCTTTCTCGTGACCGGCGCCCAGGAGGCCATCGAGTTCGACGGGCTGGACATCACCATCGAGGCCGTGGGCGAAGACGGCCCCGTTAGCTGGTCCGGTTCGGCGACGTGTCTGCTCGTGGGCAACGCCCGGAAGTTCGTCGAACGGGGCGGGCAAGCGGCGATGGAAGACGGACTGCTCGACGTCGCCATCGTCGAACGGATGCCGACCGGCAACCTCGTCGCCGAGGCCATCGGCCACCGGCTGCTGGCGGCCGACACCGAGGGCGTCACGCACGTCCGTGCGACGGCGCTGTCCGTCGACGGCCACGGCGACCCGGTCACCTTCAGCCGGGACGGTGAAGTCGCCGAGCACGAGCGGCTGGATATCCGGGTCCGGAAACGGACACTCGACCTCAGAGTCGGCCCGGACTAC is a window encoding:
- a CDS encoding AI-2E family transporter yields the protein MSSADGGATFLRALLLVVGALAVLLVVPFLQALLAAGLVAYLVAPVKERLAARLGPTVGTTATILVTVVIAVVPFAVVVGVAAEQALAVARTASLPDAAAVQADLRPWLGLVPMPDALTGPVTDALRTGVLGLLGGALGVLGGIPGFLVGTVVFLFALFYLLRDGERFVAWLRGATPLDPATMDRLVARTDALLWAAVVGNVAVAGVQAVLTVVGFLFIGVENVVFWGVATFLLSLLPIIGASIVWVPAVGYLLLVGRVPAAIALLVYGAVVVSGSDNLVRPLVMQRGTDLNAAVLVLGIFGGVSLFGFVGLFVGPVVLGLAKTLVDVLAGVSDGPTDSR
- a CDS encoding diacylglycerol/lipid kinase family protein — translated: MQVGSRRAVLNPVSGDGGHADAVERLLSARGFAVARTEGPGDALELGRAAGEAGATEVAVAGGDGTVNEVVRGLARADHLEAVTLSVIPVGTANLLAGTIGVDDRQQAIEVADTGDVRSIDVGFADEEPFLVSCIAGLPAEASLAASSDLKSRFGTLAFLVTGAQEAIEFDGLDITIEAVGEDGPVSWSGSATCLLVGNARKFVERGGQAAMEDGLLDVAIVERMPTGNLVAEAIGHRLLAADTEGVTHVRATALSVDGHGDPVTFSRDGEVAEHERLDIRVRKRTLDLRVGPDYDPDPR